Proteins found in one Sporosarcina jeotgali genomic segment:
- the murA gene encoding UDP-N-acetylglucosamine 1-carboxyvinyltransferase — protein MDKIIINGGRQLHGTVRVEGAKNAVLPILAAALLATEGVNVIREVPNLSDVRTINEVLKSLYAKTEYKPEIGELIIDSTETLTSEAQFEYVRKMRASILVMGPLLARNGFARVAMPGGCAIGSRPIDQHLKGFEAMGADISFGHGFVEARAKNGLQGAKIYLDFPSVGATENIMTAAALATGTTLIENAAKEPEIVDLANFINEMGGRVIGAGTDVIRIEGVKQLVGAVHNIIPDRIETGTFMVAAAITGGDVTIENALPEHNAALISKLQEMGVVITELDEGLRITAQHPLKSVDLKTMPHPGFPTDMQSQMMALMLKSEGTGVLTETVFENRFMHVEEFRRMNADIKIEGRSVIMNGPSNLQGAEVAATDLRAAAALILAGLVAEGVTRVTELIHLDRGYVNFHQKLKALGADISRVSSESETADTEIVHS, from the coding sequence TTGGATAAAATTATTATTAATGGTGGGCGACAACTGCACGGTACGGTGCGGGTTGAGGGAGCTAAGAATGCAGTGCTGCCGATACTCGCGGCTGCGTTGCTAGCTACTGAGGGCGTCAATGTCATCCGTGAAGTACCTAATTTGTCGGATGTTCGCACAATTAATGAAGTACTTAAAAGCTTATATGCAAAAACTGAATACAAACCTGAAATTGGCGAATTGATCATTGACTCTACGGAGACGCTGACGAGCGAAGCGCAATTCGAATACGTCCGTAAAATGCGCGCATCCATTCTAGTAATGGGTCCACTTCTAGCGCGTAATGGCTTTGCACGTGTTGCTATGCCGGGTGGCTGTGCGATTGGATCACGTCCGATTGACCAGCATTTAAAAGGTTTTGAAGCTATGGGCGCGGATATCTCGTTTGGACACGGATTTGTTGAAGCACGGGCTAAGAACGGTCTTCAAGGAGCAAAAATCTATTTGGACTTCCCAAGTGTTGGCGCAACTGAGAACATCATGACTGCAGCTGCACTCGCAACAGGAACGACATTGATCGAGAATGCTGCTAAAGAGCCTGAAATTGTGGACCTTGCGAACTTCATCAACGAAATGGGCGGAAGAGTCATCGGTGCAGGTACAGATGTTATCCGTATCGAAGGCGTGAAACAATTAGTAGGTGCTGTTCACAACATCATTCCTGACCGTATCGAAACAGGTACATTCATGGTCGCTGCAGCAATTACAGGCGGAGATGTAACGATTGAAAATGCATTGCCTGAACACAACGCAGCATTGATCTCTAAACTTCAAGAAATGGGCGTTGTCATTACTGAACTCGATGAAGGTCTTCGCATTACTGCGCAGCATCCATTGAAATCAGTTGACTTGAAAACAATGCCGCACCCTGGTTTCCCTACAGACATGCAGTCACAAATGATGGCACTTATGCTGAAATCAGAAGGTACGGGTGTTCTCACAGAAACAGTCTTCGAAAACCGGTTCATGCACGTGGAAGAATTCCGCCGCATGAATGCTGACATTAAAATTGAAGGACGTTCTGTTATCATGAATGGACCTTCCAATCTGCAAGGCGCTGAAGTCGCAGCAACTGATTTGCGCGCTGCAGCTGCACTAATCCTTGCCGGACTTGTTGCTGAAGGCGTTACAAGAGTCACTGAACTCATTCACTTAGATCGTGGCTACGTTAATTTCCATCAGAAACTGAAAGCACTTGGTGCAGATATCAGCCGCGTTTCCAGCGAATCTGAAACAGCTGACACAGAAATCGTGCATTCATAA
- a CDS encoding M23 family metallopeptidase, producing MREEKKPNAPSQKNKSTKSNWFWPSIYASFALLFVGMVWGYNALTKPDAGDQAAVDKEKPQEEVTLETNAANETLKYPFDEELLDQVAIIQDFYDAKADASSRENALLVFKQTYVTNEGVSIAVDGKPFDVVAAMSGKVEQIVSDPFKGSEIVLTHKDGLKTIYRSVTGILVKEGDEIQQGEVLAQTAENEWNPQAGVHLHFEVQKDDVAVNPRSFLAF from the coding sequence ATGAGAGAAGAAAAAAAACCGAACGCCCCTTCTCAGAAAAACAAGAGCACGAAAAGCAACTGGTTCTGGCCATCTATCTATGCAAGTTTCGCCCTGCTGTTCGTTGGAATGGTATGGGGATATAATGCATTGACGAAACCAGACGCCGGGGATCAGGCAGCTGTAGACAAAGAGAAGCCACAAGAAGAAGTCACACTGGAAACAAACGCAGCAAACGAAACATTGAAGTATCCGTTTGACGAAGAACTTCTTGACCAAGTTGCTATTATTCAGGACTTCTATGATGCAAAAGCCGATGCATCCAGTCGTGAAAACGCACTGCTCGTATTTAAACAGACATACGTTACAAACGAAGGTGTTTCGATCGCGGTTGACGGCAAACCGTTCGATGTAGTCGCAGCGATGAGCGGAAAAGTGGAACAAATCGTATCAGATCCATTTAAAGGCAGTGAAATCGTACTCACGCACAAAGATGGATTGAAAACGATCTACCGCTCCGTTACTGGCATTCTCGTAAAAGAGGGTGACGAGATCCAGCAAGGTGAAGTCCTGGCACAAACTGCAGAAAACGAATGGAACCCGCAAGCGGGCGTCCACTTACACTTCGAAGTTCAAAAAGATGACGTAGCTGTGAATCCCCGATCTTTCTTGGCATTTTAA
- a CDS encoding F0F1 ATP synthase subunit epsilon yields the protein MMKIKVNIVTPDGPVSETEADMVIAVTETGELGILPGHIAMVAPLDIGALRLKNGNSTEHVAVNGGFLEVRPDVVTVLAQSAELASHIDLARAELAQRKAEVELQQKKNKVEQQMAELSLRRAINRIKVSGM from the coding sequence ATTATGAAGATAAAAGTTAATATCGTCACTCCCGACGGCCCTGTCAGCGAAACAGAAGCGGATATGGTGATTGCTGTTACCGAAACGGGTGAACTTGGTATTTTGCCAGGACACATCGCGATGGTAGCACCACTTGACATCGGCGCACTTCGTCTCAAAAACGGCAATTCCACAGAACACGTGGCAGTAAACGGCGGCTTCTTGGAAGTCCGTCCGGATGTTGTCACAGTGCTTGCCCAAAGTGCAGAACTTGCTTCTCACATTGACTTAGCACGTGCAGAACTTGCGCAGCGTAAAGCAGAAGTTGAACTCCAGCAGAAAAAGAACAAAGTGGAGCAGCAAATGGCTGAACTGAGCTTGCGCAGGGCCATTAACCGTATTAAAGTTTCCGGCATGTAA
- the spoIID gene encoding stage II sporulation protein D, translating into MDKRLLAVFIILLFFIPVLLNLKYNRPLDVKPPEEIACETEITVEGEDKPLPLEEYIIGVVASEMPVAYSLEALKAQAIAARTYALKETAEGTKPIGRDVTAQVYSNEKERKERWGKNFKENEKKIRQAVEETAGSIIVHEEQMITAMFFSTSNGKTETAENFTGNSVPYLQSVDSPDEQTVSEEVERTVDMPLTEWNKKLGISWKENDFRALQLVRNETGRVQSVLSGTFETSGREVREKLKLPSTDFNIGFDVANEIVHITTKGYGHGVGMSQNGAEAYSKKGWTAEQIVKHYYTGTEIKTFKKTKEECLKNP; encoded by the coding sequence ATGGACAAACGACTATTAGCAGTATTCATCATTTTATTATTTTTTATACCTGTACTTCTAAACTTGAAGTACAACAGACCGCTAGACGTTAAGCCACCCGAGGAAATAGCTTGTGAGACCGAAATTACAGTAGAAGGAGAGGACAAGCCGCTGCCGCTCGAAGAGTACATTATCGGAGTCGTCGCATCTGAAATGCCAGTCGCTTACTCACTGGAAGCACTTAAAGCACAAGCGATTGCTGCACGCACTTATGCGCTTAAAGAAACGGCAGAAGGCACAAAACCAATCGGTCGGGACGTTACAGCACAAGTCTATTCAAACGAAAAAGAACGGAAAGAACGATGGGGCAAAAACTTCAAAGAAAACGAAAAAAAGATCCGTCAAGCAGTTGAAGAGACAGCGGGTTCCATAATTGTGCACGAAGAACAAATGATCACAGCTATGTTTTTCTCTACTTCAAACGGCAAAACCGAAACCGCAGAGAACTTCACGGGCAATTCAGTTCCCTATCTGCAAAGTGTGGACAGTCCCGACGAACAAACCGTATCTGAAGAAGTGGAACGAACAGTAGATATGCCGCTTACAGAGTGGAATAAAAAGCTCGGCATTTCTTGGAAGGAAAACGATTTCCGTGCACTTCAGCTCGTCAGAAACGAGACGGGACGAGTACAAAGCGTCCTCTCAGGCACATTCGAAACGAGCGGCCGGGAAGTTCGGGAAAAACTTAAACTTCCATCTACGGACTTCAATATAGGGTTCGATGTGGCCAATGAAATTGTCCACATTACTACTAAAGGATACGGCCACGGCGTTGGCATGAGCCAAAATGGAGCTGAAGCATATTCGAAAAAGGGATGGACCGCAGAACAGATTGTAAAACACTACTATACCGGCACAGAAATAAAAACTTTTAAAAAAACGAAAGAGGAATGTTTAAAAAATCCTTAA
- a CDS encoding DUF1146 family protein, giving the protein MNALGVNPLLAIGSHIFFIGISFYALQAIMPQAIIRKNRVLQTQLLFILLSIAIGSAVSNFFLDISYWSGRLPFIF; this is encoded by the coding sequence ATGAACGCATTAGGTGTCAATCCATTATTAGCAATCGGATCACACATTTTTTTCATCGGAATTTCGTTTTATGCTTTGCAAGCAATTATGCCGCAAGCGATCATTCGTAAAAATCGCGTGCTGCAAACACAACTATTATTTATTTTATTGAGTATTGCTATCGGTTCAGCGGTATCAAATTTCTTTTTAGACATATCCTATTGGTCGGGAAGACTTCCTTTCATCTTTTGA
- a CDS encoding sporulation transcriptional regulator SpoIIID: MHEQIRRRCVRLGNLLIETGLTVRALAKATGYSKSTVHKDLTERLPNIDAQLSEEVAKILAYHKSIRHLRGGEATRQKWKFEQRKLNESAATETD; the protein is encoded by the coding sequence GTGCACGAACAAATTCGGAGACGCTGTGTTCGTCTCGGCAACCTGCTCATCGAAACCGGTCTTACTGTGAGAGCGCTCGCAAAAGCGACGGGCTACTCGAAAAGTACAGTTCACAAAGATTTGACAGAGCGTCTGCCTAATATTGATGCTCAATTGTCGGAAGAAGTTGCGAAAATCTTAGCCTATCACAAATCGATTCGTCATTTGCGAGGCGGGGAAGCGACACGTCAAAAATGGAAATTCGAACAGCGAAAACTGAATGAATCAGCAGCAACAGAGACGGACTAG
- the mreB gene encoding rod shape-determining protein MreB: MFAKDIGIDLGTANVLIHVKGKGILLNEPSVVAVDTKTREIMAVGEKARLMIGRTPSNIQVMRPLKHGVIADFDSTEAMLKGFIDRLNVKGWFSKPRILICCPTDVTSVEQKAIKEAVQKSGGRQVFLEAEPKVAAIGAGMDIYQPSGNMVIDIGGGTTDVAVLSMGDIVTSESIKIAGNTFDQDIIQHIKKTHKLLIGERTAEDIKMSITSVFPDSHFEELDIRGRDMVSGLPRTVTVNSTEITKAMEESIAWILHSAKNVLEKTPPELSADIIDRGIILTGGGALLRGLDQLLAEELKVPVFIADDPLGCVAKGTGIMLDSLDRKRTRS; this comes from the coding sequence ATGTTTGCGAAAGATATCGGCATTGACCTGGGAACGGCAAATGTTTTAATACATGTAAAAGGAAAAGGGATTCTGCTTAACGAGCCATCAGTAGTTGCGGTCGACACGAAAACGCGCGAGATTATGGCGGTCGGAGAAAAAGCGAGACTAATGATTGGACGGACCCCTAGTAATATCCAGGTAATGCGACCATTGAAACACGGTGTCATTGCTGACTTTGACAGCACAGAAGCAATGCTGAAAGGTTTCATTGATCGTTTGAATGTCAAAGGGTGGTTTTCTAAACCGCGCATCTTAATCTGCTGTCCTACTGACGTGACAAGTGTAGAACAGAAAGCTATTAAAGAAGCTGTTCAAAAATCGGGCGGCCGGCAAGTATTTCTGGAAGCCGAACCGAAAGTGGCTGCAATTGGAGCAGGCATGGACATTTATCAGCCCAGCGGAAACATGGTCATTGACATCGGAGGCGGTACGACGGACGTCGCCGTTCTTTCCATGGGAGACATTGTCACATCCGAATCCATTAAGATTGCAGGCAATACGTTCGATCAAGACATTATCCAGCATATCAAGAAAACCCATAAGCTGTTAATCGGCGAACGTACGGCGGAAGACATCAAAATGAGCATCACATCCGTATTTCCAGATAGTCATTTTGAAGAATTGGACATTCGTGGACGCGATATGGTTTCAGGTCTTCCCCGGACGGTTACCGTCAATTCAACAGAAATCACAAAAGCGATGGAAGAGTCCATTGCGTGGATTCTTCATTCAGCAAAAAACGTTTTGGAAAAAACACCGCCAGAACTGTCAGCAGACATTATTGACCGAGGAATCATTTTAACTGGCGGCGGCGCACTTCTTCGGGGGCTGGACCAATTGCTCGCAGAAGAATTAAAAGTACCTGTTTTCATAGCGGACGACCCGCTTGGCTGTGTCGCTAAAGGGACAGGCATTATGCTAGATAGCTTAGATAGAAAACGAACCCGTTCTTAA